Proteins from a genomic interval of Anolis sagrei isolate rAnoSag1 chromosome 1, rAnoSag1.mat, whole genome shotgun sequence:
- the RASSF10 gene encoding ras association domain-containing protein 10 yields the protein MDPEAPKLSVWLCQEEKLISGLSKRTTCADVVRALLEDSRAAAAGGRRRARRGAPAAQQHAEPEPLPAGPPSSSSLSSSSSSQERVGGGGVPLLSGPPASYCLVEKWRGFERILPAKTRLLRLWAAWGPEQENVRFVLLRSEASLPSAGPRSAEARVVPSKERPSLRPRAHATLSPPPSAPRAPGPALNHERQRRLVRKAFRKLAKLNRRKGGSSPPLRPPPPPQEGGGEEEGQGGEEEEEEASPSGELPPPASPSPSSPAERMETLVHLVLSQDHTIRQQLKRLRDLDREIDRYEARTHFDRMQRHGVNYVQETYLEGGEGPEGEPPREQESAEREGGEGEAEAALALYERRCAQVAAAVEQRGRQEALLERLALEIQEELNQRWMRRRRDELRAARGPFGSLAQDPEGEEEGEADGETTELTGVGGGELPVEQERLRTQLSTSLYIGLRLSTDLEAVKGQLEATRRACERKERQAQALAHTLQALEAGVLAEEEEDEEEEEEEEDSAEPPQTAGTEAWDQVSTRTVGKAGPEEHEDDGEDSDTGLSSMHSQDSDSVPVCESLV from the coding sequence aTGGATCCGGAGGCGCCGAAGCTGTCAGTGTGGCTCTGCCAGGAGGAGAAGCTGATCTCGGGCCTCTCGAAGCGCACCACTTGCGCGGATGTGGTGCGGGCGCTGCTGGAGGACAgccgggcggcggcggcgggcggGCGTCGGAGGGCCAGGCGTGGGGCCCCGGCGGCGCAGCAGCACGCAGAGCCGGAGCCTCTCCCCGCGGGgccgccctcctcctcttccctctcctcgTCGTCCTCCTCGCAGGAGCGCGTTGGCGGCGGCGGGGTGCCGCTCCTCTCGGGCCCGCCGGCCTCGTACTGCCTGGTGGAGAAGTGGCGCGGCTTCGAGCGCATCCTGCCGGCTAAGACGCGCCTCCTGCGCCTGTGGGCGGCCTGGGGCCCCGAGCAGGAGAACGTGCGCTTCGTGCTGCTCCGGAGCGAGGCCTCGCTGCCCTCCGCCGGGCCCCGCAGCGCCGAGGCCAGGGTGGTGCCCAGCAAGGAGCGGCCTTCCCTTCGCCCCCGAGCCCACGCCACCCTCTCCCCGCCTCCCTCCGCCCCGCGCGCCCCCGGCCCGGCCCTGAACCACGAGCGGCAGCGGCGCCTGGTCCGCAAGGCCTTCCGGAAGCTGGCCAAGCTCAACCGCCGCAAGGGGGGCTCCTCGCCGCCGCTCCGGCCCCCGCCGCCCccccaggaaggaggaggagaagaggaagggcaaggcggggaggaagaggaagaagaagcctCGCCGTCGGGGGAACTGCCCCCTCCTGCCTCGCCTTCCCCTTCCTCGCCGGCGGAGCGGATGGAGACGCTGGTGCATCTGGTCCTCTCGCAGGACCACACCATCCGGCAGCAGCTCAAGCGCCTCCGCGACCTGGACCGCGAGATCGACCGCTACGAGGCGCGCACCCACTTCGACCGCATGCAGCGCCACGGGGTCAACTACGTGCAGGAGACCTACCTGGAAGGCGGCGAAGGGCCCGAAGGGGAGCCCCCCCGGGAGCAGGAGAGCGCAGAacgggaggggggagaaggagaagccgAAGCCGCGCTGGCGCTGTACGAGCGTCGATGCGCTCAAGTGGCGGCGGCGGTGGAGCAGCGCGGGCGGCAGGAGGCGCTGCTGGAGCGCCTGGCCCTGGAGATCCAGGAGGAGCTCAACCAGCGCTGGATGCGGCGGAGGAGGGACGAGCTCCGGGCCGCGCGGGGCCCCTTCGGAAGCCTCGCCCAGGACCccgagggcgaggaggagggcgAGGCGGACGGAGAGACCACCGAGCTCACGGGAGTAGGCGGCGGGGAGCTGCCCGTGGAGCAGGAGCGCCTCCGGACGCAGCTCAGCACCAGCCTCTACATCGGGCTCAGGCTCAGCACCGACCTGGAGGCCGTCAAGGGCCAGCTGGAGGCCACGCGCCGCGCCTGCGAGCGGAAGGAGCGCCAGGCCCAGGCCCTGGCCCACACCCTCCAGGCCTTGGAGGCCGGAGTCctggccgaggaggaggaggacgaggaggaggaggaggaggaggaggactcggCAGAGCCGCCCCAGACGGCGGGCACCGAGGCTTGGGACCAAGTGAGCACCCGGACTGTGGGCAAAGCCGGCCCCGAGGAGCACGAGGACGACGGCGAGGACTCCGATACGGGCCTCAGCTCCATGCACAGCCAGGACTCGGACTCCGTGCCTGTCTGCGAGTCCCTCGTatag